The Mytilus galloprovincialis chromosome 7, xbMytGall1.hap1.1, whole genome shotgun sequence genome has a window encoding:
- the LOC143083425 gene encoding uncharacterized protein LOC143083425 isoform X1 has product MFMSMAPTSPFILFEEKLMEVIKKTPKTSPLEIYILKIYLEMKTETDIVQEVGTKYDSPPLDEKDSCGQNSRKRKEKNRLYTWIKNFITRKTCAPVESFKEKWTRFADANPSVVMQYVISRPRVIEQLQCILDSDSEKELEIDREEDRNTQMEGVEAEEDFEREQFIDSEENIINEEEDLPTMETPISYPKRKRIPRKIYTPSSSKVAEKQENKKKVVSLKTGKRKRKAPSTFTPSDWFVLGTKNVADEANFVIMDYPMF; this is encoded by the exons ATG tttatgagCATGGCACCTACATCCCCATTtatcttgtttgaagaaaaattgATGGAAGTCATCAAAAAAACACCAAAGACATCACCCCtggagatatatattttaaaaatatatctggAAATGAAAACAGAAACTGACATTGTTCAG GAAGTAGGAACCAAGTATGACAGTCCCCCTCTAGATGAGAAGGACAGTTGTGGACAGAATTCAaggaaaaggaaagaaaagaataGACTTTACACCTGGataaaaaatttcataacaagAAAGACGTGTGCACCTGTGGAATCTT TTAAAGAAAAATGGACCAGATTTGCAGATGCAAATCCATCTGTGGTGATGCAGTACGTCATAAGTAGGCCCAGGGTAATAGAACAACTGCAATGCATTTTGGACTCTGATTCAG AGAAAGAGTTAGAAATAGACAGAGAAGAAGATAGAAATACTCAGATGGAAGGTGTAGAGGCAGAAGAAGATTTTGAGAGGGAACAGTTCATCGATTCAGAAGAGAATATTATCAATGAAGAAGAGG ATCTACCAACAATGGAAACTCCAATTTCCTATCCAAAAAGGAAAAGAATTCCTAGAAAAATATATACTCCAAGCAGCAGTAAAGTAGCTGAAAagcaagaaaacaagaaaa AAGTTGTATCACTCAAAACTGGCAAGAGAAAAAGGAAGGCTCCTTCAACTTTCACACCAAGTGATTG GTTTGTCTTAGGTACAAAGAATGTTGCAGATGAGGCGAACTTTGTAATCATGGATTACCCTATGTTTTAG
- the LOC143083425 gene encoding uncharacterized protein LOC143083425 isoform X2, with translation MFMSMAPTSPFILFEEKLMEVIKKTPKTSPLEIYILKIYLEMKTETDIVQEVGTKYDSPPLDEKDSCGQNSRKRKEKNRLYTWIKNFITRKTCAPVESFKEKWTRFADANPSVVMQYVISRPRVIEQLQCILDSDSEKELEIDREEDRNTQMEGVEAEEDFEREQFIDSEENIINEEEDLPTMETPISYPKRKRIPRKIYTPSSSKVAEKQENKKKIYRRIFHFMTQFHAYQSLSFTTKCDAKKLMRETSGAE, from the exons ATG tttatgagCATGGCACCTACATCCCCATTtatcttgtttgaagaaaaattgATGGAAGTCATCAAAAAAACACCAAAGACATCACCCCtggagatatatattttaaaaatatatctggAAATGAAAACAGAAACTGACATTGTTCAG GAAGTAGGAACCAAGTATGACAGTCCCCCTCTAGATGAGAAGGACAGTTGTGGACAGAATTCAaggaaaaggaaagaaaagaataGACTTTACACCTGGataaaaaatttcataacaagAAAGACGTGTGCACCTGTGGAATCTT TTAAAGAAAAATGGACCAGATTTGCAGATGCAAATCCATCTGTGGTGATGCAGTACGTCATAAGTAGGCCCAGGGTAATAGAACAACTGCAATGCATTTTGGACTCTGATTCAG AGAAAGAGTTAGAAATAGACAGAGAAGAAGATAGAAATACTCAGATGGAAGGTGTAGAGGCAGAAGAAGATTTTGAGAGGGAACAGTTCATCGATTCAGAAGAGAATATTATCAATGAAGAAGAGG ATCTACCAACAATGGAAACTCCAATTTCCTATCCAAAAAGGAAAAGAATTCCTAGAAAAATATATACTCCAAGCAGCAGTAAAGTAGCTGAAAagcaagaaaacaagaaaa aaatCTACCGCAGAATTTTTCACTTCATGACGCAATTTCACGCCTACCAATCTctctcattcaccaccaaatgtgatgcAAAGAAATTAATGAGAGAGACATCCGGAGCTGAATGA
- the LOC143083425 gene encoding uncharacterized protein LOC143083425 isoform X5 has translation MFMSMAPTSPFILFEEKLMEVIKKTPKTSPLEIYILKIYLEMKTETDIVQEVGTKYDSPPLDEKDSCGQNSRKRKEKNRLYTWIKNFITRKTCAPVESFKEKWTRFADANPSVVMQYVISRPRVIEQLQCILDSDSEKELEIDREEDRNTQMEGVEAEEDFEREQFIDSEENIINEEEDLPTMETPISYPKRKRIPRKIYTPSSSKVAEKQENKKRFSTMFHYRVF, from the exons ATG tttatgagCATGGCACCTACATCCCCATTtatcttgtttgaagaaaaattgATGGAAGTCATCAAAAAAACACCAAAGACATCACCCCtggagatatatattttaaaaatatatctggAAATGAAAACAGAAACTGACATTGTTCAG GAAGTAGGAACCAAGTATGACAGTCCCCCTCTAGATGAGAAGGACAGTTGTGGACAGAATTCAaggaaaaggaaagaaaagaataGACTTTACACCTGGataaaaaatttcataacaagAAAGACGTGTGCACCTGTGGAATCTT TTAAAGAAAAATGGACCAGATTTGCAGATGCAAATCCATCTGTGGTGATGCAGTACGTCATAAGTAGGCCCAGGGTAATAGAACAACTGCAATGCATTTTGGACTCTGATTCAG AGAAAGAGTTAGAAATAGACAGAGAAGAAGATAGAAATACTCAGATGGAAGGTGTAGAGGCAGAAGAAGATTTTGAGAGGGAACAGTTCATCGATTCAGAAGAGAATATTATCAATGAAGAAGAGG ATCTACCAACAATGGAAACTCCAATTTCCTATCCAAAAAGGAAAAGAATTCCTAGAAAAATATATACTCCAAGCAGCAGTAAAGTAGCTGAAAagcaagaaaacaagaaaa gattttccacaatgttccattatagagtgttctag
- the LOC143083425 gene encoding uncharacterized protein LOC143083425 isoform X4: MFMSMAPTSPFILFEEKLMEVIKKTPKTSPLEIYILKIYLEMKTETDIVQEVGTKYDSPPLDEKDSCGQNSRKRKEKNRLYTWIKNFITRKTCAPVESFKEKWTRFADANPSVVMQYVISRPRVIEQLQCILDSDSEKELEIDREEDRNTQMEGVEAEEDFEREQFIDSEENIINEEEDLPTMETPISYPKRKRIPRKIYTPSSSKVAEKQENKKKVVSLKTGKRKRKAPSTFTPSDW, encoded by the exons ATG tttatgagCATGGCACCTACATCCCCATTtatcttgtttgaagaaaaattgATGGAAGTCATCAAAAAAACACCAAAGACATCACCCCtggagatatatattttaaaaatatatctggAAATGAAAACAGAAACTGACATTGTTCAG GAAGTAGGAACCAAGTATGACAGTCCCCCTCTAGATGAGAAGGACAGTTGTGGACAGAATTCAaggaaaaggaaagaaaagaataGACTTTACACCTGGataaaaaatttcataacaagAAAGACGTGTGCACCTGTGGAATCTT TTAAAGAAAAATGGACCAGATTTGCAGATGCAAATCCATCTGTGGTGATGCAGTACGTCATAAGTAGGCCCAGGGTAATAGAACAACTGCAATGCATTTTGGACTCTGATTCAG AGAAAGAGTTAGAAATAGACAGAGAAGAAGATAGAAATACTCAGATGGAAGGTGTAGAGGCAGAAGAAGATTTTGAGAGGGAACAGTTCATCGATTCAGAAGAGAATATTATCAATGAAGAAGAGG ATCTACCAACAATGGAAACTCCAATTTCCTATCCAAAAAGGAAAAGAATTCCTAGAAAAATATATACTCCAAGCAGCAGTAAAGTAGCTGAAAagcaagaaaacaagaaaa AAGTTGTATCACTCAAAACTGGCAAGAGAAAAAGGAAGGCTCCTTCAACTTTCACACCAAGTGATTGGTAA
- the LOC143083425 gene encoding uncharacterized protein LOC143083425 isoform X6, translating to MFMSMAPTSPFILFEEKLMEVIKKTPKTSPLEIYILKIYLEMKTETDIVQEVGTKYDSPPLDEKDSCGQNSRKRKEKNRLYTWIKNFITRKTCAPVESFKEKWTRFADANPSVVMQYVISRPRVIEQLQCILDSDSEKELEIDREEDRNTQMEGVEAEEDFEREQFIDSEENIINEEEDLPTMETPISYPKRKRIPRKIYTPSSSKVAEKQENKKSLS from the exons ATG tttatgagCATGGCACCTACATCCCCATTtatcttgtttgaagaaaaattgATGGAAGTCATCAAAAAAACACCAAAGACATCACCCCtggagatatatattttaaaaatatatctggAAATGAAAACAGAAACTGACATTGTTCAG GAAGTAGGAACCAAGTATGACAGTCCCCCTCTAGATGAGAAGGACAGTTGTGGACAGAATTCAaggaaaaggaaagaaaagaataGACTTTACACCTGGataaaaaatttcataacaagAAAGACGTGTGCACCTGTGGAATCTT TTAAAGAAAAATGGACCAGATTTGCAGATGCAAATCCATCTGTGGTGATGCAGTACGTCATAAGTAGGCCCAGGGTAATAGAACAACTGCAATGCATTTTGGACTCTGATTCAG AGAAAGAGTTAGAAATAGACAGAGAAGAAGATAGAAATACTCAGATGGAAGGTGTAGAGGCAGAAGAAGATTTTGAGAGGGAACAGTTCATCGATTCAGAAGAGAATATTATCAATGAAGAAGAGG ATCTACCAACAATGGAAACTCCAATTTCCTATCCAAAAAGGAAAAGAATTCCTAGAAAAATATATACTCCAAGCAGCAGTAAAGTAGCTGAAAagcaagaaaacaagaaaa GTTTGTCTTAG
- the LOC143083425 gene encoding uncharacterized protein LOC143083425 isoform X3 — MFMSMAPTSPFILFEEKLMEVIKKTPKTSPLEIYILKIYLEMKTETDIVQEVGTKYDSPPLDEKDSCGQNSRKRKEKNRLYTWIKNFITRKTCAPVESFKEKWTRFADANPSVVMQYVISRPRVIEQLQCILDSDSEKELEIDREEDRNTQMEGVEAEEDFEREQFIDSEENIINEEEDLPTMETPISYPKRKRIPRKIYTPSSSKVAEKQENKKKTSVVTFQDFPQCSIIECSRIFHDNTIYTDTKVKLS; from the exons ATG tttatgagCATGGCACCTACATCCCCATTtatcttgtttgaagaaaaattgATGGAAGTCATCAAAAAAACACCAAAGACATCACCCCtggagatatatattttaaaaatatatctggAAATGAAAACAGAAACTGACATTGTTCAG GAAGTAGGAACCAAGTATGACAGTCCCCCTCTAGATGAGAAGGACAGTTGTGGACAGAATTCAaggaaaaggaaagaaaagaataGACTTTACACCTGGataaaaaatttcataacaagAAAGACGTGTGCACCTGTGGAATCTT TTAAAGAAAAATGGACCAGATTTGCAGATGCAAATCCATCTGTGGTGATGCAGTACGTCATAAGTAGGCCCAGGGTAATAGAACAACTGCAATGCATTTTGGACTCTGATTCAG AGAAAGAGTTAGAAATAGACAGAGAAGAAGATAGAAATACTCAGATGGAAGGTGTAGAGGCAGAAGAAGATTTTGAGAGGGAACAGTTCATCGATTCAGAAGAGAATATTATCAATGAAGAAGAGG ATCTACCAACAATGGAAACTCCAATTTCCTATCCAAAAAGGAAAAGAATTCCTAGAAAAATATATACTCCAAGCAGCAGTAAAGTAGCTGAAAagcaagaaaacaagaaaa aaacttccgttgtaactttccaggattttccacaatgttccattatagagtgttctagaattttccatgacaacactatatatacagacactaaagttaaactctcataa